In Rhodococcus rhodochrous, a single genomic region encodes these proteins:
- a CDS encoding FAD-dependent oxidoreductase, whose amino-acid sequence MSVVVVGLGPAGTIATWALARAGHTVTAIDAGTSGSASRAPLAAAAPTLRSAAHEEAVRAPGPQAGRDGIGGSKLLAAPQSYRLDPWTLRMRTRVEARHGPGVLPPGTDVRDWPIDPAELHEWYERVEHLLRVGPRPSTEWTRRMAAAARALGLQPFEAPAAASRDTGFLLRQAVATGRVTTMPGTTVLEVLTDRSGVAGVRVHHEGRIRTVTARAVVLAGSVLANVRLLLLSGLGGPAVGRYFMSHNFLRVRGHFPGVDLDRGSAGPATATAVAEYDADGIDCTREGFVGGSILQAAMTGPAPSPDPHWGAVWAQPEQLPHRDNTIDLDPVAVDVLGRPVARIAFALHDDDRRRARHLQDVMRDWLVAAGAVTTTAEEFAAQPLGTHLYGGARMGTDPETSVVDGYGRVHGVPGLVVTGTATFPTCGGRGPVQTVEALAWRSATALAAGLR is encoded by the coding sequence GTGAGCGTCGTCGTGGTCGGCCTGGGACCGGCCGGGACGATCGCGACGTGGGCGCTGGCCCGTGCCGGGCACACGGTCACCGCGATCGACGCCGGGACGTCCGGGAGCGCGTCCCGGGCGCCTCTCGCGGCGGCTGCGCCGACGCTGCGTTCGGCGGCACACGAGGAGGCGGTGCGCGCGCCGGGCCCGCAGGCCGGCCGCGACGGGATCGGGGGATCGAAACTCCTCGCTGCGCCGCAGAGCTACCGTCTCGACCCGTGGACGCTGCGGATGCGCACGCGGGTCGAGGCGCGTCACGGCCCCGGTGTCCTACCGCCGGGCACGGACGTCCGGGACTGGCCGATCGACCCCGCCGAACTGCACGAGTGGTACGAGCGGGTCGAGCACCTCCTGCGGGTCGGTCCGCGGCCGTCGACGGAGTGGACCCGCCGTATGGCGGCGGCCGCCCGGGCCCTCGGCCTGCAGCCCTTCGAGGCTCCGGCCGCGGCGTCCCGCGACACCGGATTCCTGCTCAGGCAGGCGGTGGCCACCGGGCGGGTGACCACGATGCCGGGCACCACCGTCCTGGAGGTGCTCACCGACCGGTCGGGCGTCGCCGGTGTCCGCGTCCACCACGAGGGGCGGATCCGTACGGTTACCGCCCGGGCCGTGGTGCTCGCCGGGTCGGTGCTCGCGAACGTGCGCCTGCTGTTGCTCTCCGGGCTCGGCGGCCCGGCCGTCGGACGGTACTTCATGTCGCACAACTTCCTTCGCGTGCGCGGGCACTTCCCGGGGGTGGACCTCGACCGGGGATCGGCGGGGCCCGCGACGGCCACGGCGGTCGCCGAGTACGACGCCGACGGGATCGACTGCACCCGAGAGGGATTCGTCGGAGGATCGATCCTGCAGGCTGCGATGACCGGCCCTGCTCCGTCGCCGGATCCCCACTGGGGTGCGGTGTGGGCCCAACCCGAACAGTTGCCCCACCGGGACAACACGATCGACCTCGATCCGGTGGCGGTCGACGTGCTGGGACGCCCGGTCGCGCGGATCGCCTTCGCGTTGCACGACGACGATCGTCGCCGCGCCCGCCACCTGCAGGACGTCATGCGCGACTGGCTCGTCGCGGCCGGGGCCGTCACCACCACGGCCGAGGAGTTCGCTGCGCAACCCCTCGGTACGCACCTCTACGGCGGGGCGAGGATGGGGACCGACCCGGAGACCTCGGTGGTCGACGGCTACGGACGTGTCCACGGGGTGCCGGGCCTGGTGGTCACCGGCACGGCGACCTTCCCCACCTGCGGGGGCCGCGGCCCGGTACAGACCGTCGAGGCCCTGGCCTGGCGCAGCGCGACCGCACTCGCGGCCGGGCTGCGCTGA
- a CDS encoding gamma-glutamyltransferase, with the protein MSTWRVAVAAPHHEATAAARQAVQSGGNALDAALAAAAVLTVVYPHQCALGGDLIAVVREPDGSVHAVVSVGAAASGIDVAAIRAAHDRMPGRGPLAVTVPGVVAGWRTLEGLGAALPLSSALAEAARIAEEGTAVSAGMRRALLANAELLHTDPGSRAAFFDADGQPLAEGALWRQPALARTLRTLADEPSAFYTGDLAATLVAGLQKLGSPITAGDLAVHRAVTTTPVSRTIDGVRWFTAPAPSQASALLAVLGDDARRSAADLLDRSIRVAQARDALLADPRVAEVDLDRFFAAAEGTDVFAALTGPGVPRPQGDTVAVTAVDDEGRAVTLIQSVYQSFGAGLLEPETGIVLHSRGSAFSLDPGHPAFLRPGARPPHTLSPTVAVGDDLVLALGCQGGRAQPWILSQVAGDLTDPGSDAVEVLGRQRWVFGARDIGADEPTLVVEHDGVADDLAEVAARAGLRSTARGARWDEAGHVQVSRLAGGNLSTASDPRADGAAEIVTGPVA; encoded by the coding sequence ATGAGCACGTGGCGCGTCGCGGTCGCGGCACCGCACCACGAGGCGACCGCGGCGGCCCGGCAGGCCGTGCAGTCGGGCGGCAACGCCCTCGACGCGGCGCTCGCCGCCGCTGCGGTCCTCACCGTCGTCTACCCGCACCAGTGCGCCCTCGGGGGCGACCTCATCGCCGTGGTGCGCGAGCCGGACGGCTCCGTGCACGCCGTCGTCTCGGTGGGAGCCGCGGCCTCCGGGATCGACGTGGCCGCCATCCGCGCCGCCCACGACCGCATGCCCGGCCGCGGACCGCTCGCGGTGACCGTGCCCGGTGTGGTCGCGGGCTGGCGGACCCTCGAAGGTCTCGGTGCGGCCCTGCCACTGTCCTCGGCGCTGGCCGAGGCGGCCCGGATCGCTGAGGAGGGCACCGCCGTGTCCGCGGGCATGCGGCGTGCGCTGCTCGCCAACGCCGAACTGCTGCACACCGATCCGGGTTCGCGCGCGGCGTTCTTCGACGCCGACGGACAGCCCCTCGCCGAGGGCGCCCTGTGGCGGCAGCCCGCCCTGGCCCGCACCCTGCGGACCCTGGCCGACGAGCCGTCCGCCTTCTACACCGGTGATCTCGCCGCCACCCTCGTCGCCGGCCTGCAGAAGCTCGGAAGCCCGATCACCGCAGGTGATCTCGCCGTGCACCGTGCGGTGACGACCACCCCGGTCTCCCGCACGATCGACGGGGTGAGGTGGTTCACCGCGCCCGCTCCGAGCCAGGCCTCGGCGCTGCTCGCCGTCCTCGGCGACGACGCCCGCCGGTCCGCCGCCGACCTGCTCGACAGGTCGATCCGGGTCGCGCAGGCCCGCGACGCGCTGCTGGCCGACCCGCGCGTGGCCGAGGTCGACCTCGACCGGTTCTTCGCGGCCGCGGAGGGCACGGACGTCTTCGCGGCGCTCACCGGACCCGGTGTCCCGCGCCCGCAGGGCGACACCGTCGCCGTCACCGCCGTCGACGACGAGGGCCGCGCCGTGACACTCATCCAGAGCGTGTACCAGAGTTTCGGGGCCGGTCTGCTCGAACCCGAGACCGGGATCGTGCTGCACAGCCGCGGATCGGCGTTCTCCCTCGATCCCGGGCATCCCGCCTTCCTGCGTCCGGGGGCCCGGCCGCCACACACCCTCAGCCCCACCGTCGCCGTCGGCGACGATCTGGTGCTGGCCCTCGGCTGCCAGGGCGGACGGGCGCAACCGTGGATCTTGTCGCAGGTCGCCGGTGACCTCACCGACCCCGGCAGTGACGCCGTCGAGGTTCTCGGCCGGCAGCGGTGGGTGTTCGGGGCCCGCGACATCGGCGCGGACGAGCCCACCCTCGTCGTCGAACACGACGGTGTCGCCGACGATCTCGCGGAGGTCGCGGCACGCGCCGGACTGCGCAGCACGGCACGGGGCGCGCGTTGGGACGAGGCCGGCCACGTCCAGGTCTCCCGCCTCGCCGGTGGGAACCTGTCCACCGCATCCGATCCCCGCGCGGACGGGGCGGCGGAGATCGTGACAGGCCCGGTGGCGTGA
- a CDS encoding cyclase family protein, with protein sequence MQIFDISLPIHPQMLHWGRKPEITTVESIAAGDASNVTRWLIGSHTGTHVDAPLHFKDGELPVDRIDMDVLVGPAVVLDLTGTTGQIGAAELEAAGIGDATRVILKTVNSSESGALRADEKPSQWVGLAPDGAALLRERGVKIIAIDYLTLESPENTVEWDTHHELLPNGVIILEGLDLAAVEAGPYEMVCLPLKLQGSEAAPARTILIRR encoded by the coding sequence GTGCAAATCTTCGACATCTCCCTCCCCATCCACCCGCAGATGCTGCACTGGGGCCGCAAGCCCGAGATCACCACCGTCGAATCCATCGCCGCCGGCGACGCCTCGAACGTCACCCGCTGGCTGATCGGTTCGCACACCGGCACCCACGTCGACGCCCCCCTGCATTTCAAGGACGGCGAACTGCCCGTCGACCGGATCGACATGGACGTGCTCGTCGGCCCCGCGGTCGTGCTGGACCTGACCGGCACGACGGGACAGATCGGCGCCGCCGAACTCGAGGCCGCCGGGATCGGCGACGCCACCCGCGTCATCCTCAAGACCGTCAACTCGTCCGAGTCCGGTGCGTTGCGCGCCGACGAGAAGCCCTCGCAGTGGGTCGGTCTCGCCCCCGACGGCGCGGCACTGCTGCGCGAACGCGGGGTGAAGATCATCGCGATCGACTACCTGACCCTGGAATCCCCCGAGAACACCGTCGAGTGGGACACCCACCACGAGCTCCTGCCCAACGGCGTCATCATCCTCGAAGGTCTCGACCTCGCCGCCGTCGAGGCCGGCCCCTACGAGATGGTGTGCCTGCCGCTGAAGCTGCAGGGCAGCGAAGCGGCACCGGCCCGGACCATCCTCATCCGGCGATGA
- a CDS encoding glutamine synthetase family protein, producing MRSIDERPISEGGDGSSARPLLASERGGFVDAHGLWTEEHYAAAAQMRRVIDELGIEMVRFSFVDQHGVLRGKTMTRDAVPGAMRSGVTAPSSLLLKDTSGRSAFSVFSSDTGVGVAGFSGAGDIVLVPDPTTFRVLPWAARTGWLLCQVHFPDGRPVPLCPRTVLRNQLARLAEHDLEMITGAELEFHVFRATEDELTADRIGTPGAPGRAATVAPVSTGSQLLHEEGLDSLDHLVQALHDGLTRADLPLRSIELEFGPSQLEITLAPGSALQTADNVVLTRAAIRQICRRHGYHATFMSRPAGTQTASTGWHLHQSLRRISTGAPVFTSEGFGTLSAEGMHYLAGLLAHASAATAFATPTVNGYKRYMPFSLAPDAVVWGIDNKGAMVRVVGSPGDPNTRLENRSGEPAANPYLYIGAQVASGLDGIVRELDPGMPTENPYEPGAPRLPRSLGEALDALEADEQLTAAFGPDFVGWYLSLKRSEFARYLAHVSDWEQREYFGLL from the coding sequence ATGCGTAGCATCGACGAGCGCCCGATCTCCGAGGGCGGTGACGGCTCGAGCGCCCGCCCGCTGCTCGCGTCCGAACGCGGCGGATTCGTCGACGCCCACGGGCTGTGGACCGAGGAACACTACGCCGCCGCCGCGCAGATGCGCCGCGTCATCGACGAACTCGGCATCGAGATGGTGCGCTTCTCGTTCGTCGACCAGCACGGGGTGCTGCGCGGTAAGACCATGACCCGCGACGCCGTCCCCGGCGCCATGCGCTCCGGGGTGACCGCACCGTCGTCCCTGCTGCTCAAGGACACCTCGGGGCGTTCGGCGTTCTCGGTGTTCTCCTCCGACACCGGCGTCGGGGTCGCCGGCTTCTCCGGCGCAGGTGACATCGTGCTCGTGCCCGACCCGACGACCTTCCGGGTCCTGCCCTGGGCGGCCCGCACCGGATGGCTGCTGTGCCAGGTGCACTTCCCCGACGGCCGGCCGGTGCCGCTGTGCCCGCGCACCGTCCTGCGCAACCAGCTCGCCCGCCTGGCCGAGCACGACCTGGAGATGATCACCGGCGCGGAACTCGAGTTCCATGTCTTCCGCGCCACCGAGGACGAACTCACCGCCGACCGCATCGGTACCCCCGGCGCCCCCGGCCGGGCGGCCACCGTCGCACCGGTGAGCACCGGCTCGCAGCTGCTGCACGAGGAGGGTCTCGACTCGCTCGACCATCTCGTACAGGCGCTGCACGACGGTCTGACCCGGGCGGACCTGCCGCTGCGCTCGATCGAACTCGAATTCGGCCCGAGCCAGCTCGAGATCACGCTCGCACCGGGATCCGCCCTGCAGACCGCGGACAACGTCGTCCTCACCCGAGCCGCGATCCGGCAGATCTGCCGCCGCCACGGCTACCATGCCACCTTCATGTCCCGGCCGGCCGGCACACAGACCGCCTCCACCGGATGGCACCTGCACCAGTCGCTGCGTCGGATCTCCACGGGCGCACCGGTCTTCACCTCAGAGGGTTTCGGAACGCTCTCGGCCGAGGGCATGCACTATCTCGCCGGCCTGCTCGCCCACGCATCCGCCGCCACCGCCTTCGCCACCCCGACCGTCAACGGCTACAAGCGGTACATGCCGTTCTCCCTCGCCCCCGACGCGGTGGTGTGGGGCATCGACAACAAGGGCGCGATGGTCCGCGTGGTCGGCTCCCCGGGCGACCCGAACACCCGGCTCGAGAACCGGTCGGGTGAGCCCGCCGCCAACCCCTATCTCTACATCGGGGCGCAGGTGGCGAGCGGTCTCGACGGCATCGTCCGCGAACTCGATCCGGGGATGCCGACCGAGAACCCCTACGAACCGGGCGCACCGCGCCTGCCGCGTTCGCTGGGGGAGGCACTCGACGCCCTCGAGGCCGACGAACAGCTCACCGCCGCCTTCGGACCCGACTTCGTCGGCTGGTACCTCTCGCTCAAACGTTCCGAGTTCGCGCGCTATCTCGCGCATGTCTCGGACTGGGAACAGCGCGAGTACTTCGGCCTGCTCTGA
- a CDS encoding Rieske 2Fe-2S domain-containing protein, producing the protein MLKHEDNERLTRTGPGTPLGKMMRAYWQPAALVSEMPEDRPVKAVRLMGEDLVLFERPGGGWGLVSRFCAHRGVDLSFGRLEDGGLRCLYHGWLYGADGQCLEQPAEPEHSRFAERVRIASYPCEERNGIIFAYLGAGDPPPFPAYDCFTAPDEYTFAFKGLWECNWLQGLEGGIDPSHVSFLHRFVGEDPREVYGQQFSEEVDGTGKKLSELVGESFRPDIEVEQTEYGLRVFALRDLTEEVKHVRITNLVFPNAFVVPFGNNKVFIQWHVPVDDENHYWYMIFYDFQDETDKERLLAQRLEGVTLPDYRPIRNRSNNWGFDPAEQRDLTYTGMGLDINVHDQWAVESMGPIQDRTQERLGISDRAVTANRRMLLRALEAFEAGNSVPGLPVDEATAAALRGPLAVDTIAPADDWELHWRKREAQRRNASPWASESSSDDAQDLADA; encoded by the coding sequence ATGCTGAAGCACGAAGACAACGAACGGCTGACCCGCACCGGACCGGGGACCCCGCTGGGCAAGATGATGCGCGCCTACTGGCAGCCCGCGGCCCTGGTCTCGGAGATGCCCGAGGATCGCCCCGTCAAGGCCGTCCGGCTCATGGGGGAGGACCTTGTGCTGTTCGAGCGGCCCGGCGGCGGCTGGGGTCTGGTGAGCCGGTTCTGCGCCCACCGTGGCGTCGACCTGTCCTTCGGGCGGCTCGAGGACGGCGGCCTGCGCTGCCTGTACCACGGCTGGCTCTACGGCGCCGACGGCCAGTGCCTCGAACAACCCGCCGAACCCGAGCACAGCCGCTTCGCCGAGCGCGTCCGCATCGCCAGCTATCCCTGCGAGGAACGCAACGGCATCATCTTCGCCTATCTCGGTGCCGGCGACCCGCCGCCGTTCCCCGCCTACGACTGCTTCACCGCCCCCGACGAGTACACCTTCGCGTTCAAGGGACTGTGGGAGTGCAACTGGCTGCAGGGACTCGAGGGCGGTATCGACCCCAGTCACGTCTCCTTCCTGCACCGCTTCGTCGGTGAGGACCCGCGCGAGGTCTACGGGCAGCAGTTCAGTGAGGAGGTCGACGGGACCGGCAAGAAGCTGTCCGAGCTCGTGGGCGAGAGCTTCCGCCCCGACATCGAGGTCGAGCAGACCGAGTACGGCCTGCGGGTCTTCGCGCTGCGGGACCTGACCGAGGAGGTCAAGCACGTCCGCATCACGAACCTGGTGTTCCCCAACGCCTTCGTCGTGCCGTTCGGCAACAACAAGGTCTTCATCCAGTGGCACGTCCCCGTCGATGACGAGAACCACTACTGGTACATGATCTTCTACGATTTCCAGGACGAGACCGACAAGGAGAGGCTGCTCGCGCAGCGCCTCGAGGGCGTCACCCTCCCGGACTACCGTCCCATCCGGAACCGTTCCAACAACTGGGGATTCGACCCGGCCGAGCAGCGCGACCTCACCTACACCGGTATGGGTCTCGACATCAACGTCCACGATCAGTGGGCCGTCGAGTCGATGGGACCGATCCAGGACCGCACCCAGGAACGCCTCGGTATCTCCGACCGCGCCGTCACCGCCAACCGCCGTATGCTGCTGCGCGCCCTCGAAGCGTTCGAGGCCGGCAACTCCGTTCCCGGCCTGCCCGTCGACGAGGCGACCGCTGCCGCGCTGCGGGGACCGCTCGCCGTCGACACGATCGCGCCCGCCGACGATTGGGAACTGCACTGGCGCAAGCGGGAGGCTCAGCGGCGCAACGCCTCTCCGTGGGCGTCGGAGTCCTCCTCGGACGACGCACAGGACCTGGCCGATGCGTAG
- a CDS encoding PDR/VanB family oxidoreductase, with amino-acid sequence MSTAAPELLIRQMRWEAQDVISLLLEDPEGARLPAWEAGAHIDLVLPSGTVRQYSLCGDPADDHSYRIAVLREATGRGGSAEVHTLRPGIRVGYRPPRNLFPLVEAEHHLLVAGGIGITPLLAMARMLTARGASWSLLYGGRSRASMAFVDEVRTLGPDVVVVPQDELGHPDLAGALAAAPAGTAVYCCGPEPLLRAAEEATRAALGEEAFHYERFGAAPVDPDVAADPDEAFEVELRRSGVVLPVPAGRSLLDVVREVDPDVAFSCEDGFCGSCETKVLEGVPEHRDSVLTKAERESGTTMMICVGRSRTPRLVLDV; translated from the coding sequence GTGTCCACTGCCGCACCCGAACTGCTGATCCGCCAGATGCGCTGGGAGGCGCAGGACGTGATCTCGTTGCTGCTCGAGGATCCCGAAGGAGCGCGGCTACCGGCCTGGGAGGCGGGTGCGCACATCGATCTCGTGCTGCCCTCCGGCACCGTGCGCCAGTACAGCCTGTGCGGGGATCCCGCCGACGACCACAGCTACCGCATCGCCGTGCTCCGCGAGGCCACCGGCCGCGGCGGCTCCGCCGAGGTGCACACCCTGCGCCCGGGCATCCGGGTCGGATACCGCCCGCCCCGCAACCTCTTCCCACTGGTGGAGGCGGAGCACCACCTGCTGGTCGCGGGTGGCATCGGCATCACGCCGCTGCTGGCGATGGCGCGGATGCTCACCGCCCGGGGCGCGTCGTGGTCGTTGCTCTACGGTGGCCGGAGCCGGGCGTCGATGGCGTTCGTCGACGAGGTCCGGACGCTGGGACCGGATGTGGTCGTGGTGCCGCAGGACGAGCTCGGGCATCCCGATCTCGCCGGCGCCCTGGCCGCCGCACCCGCCGGTACCGCGGTGTACTGCTGCGGCCCCGAGCCGCTCCTGCGGGCGGCGGAGGAGGCCACCCGGGCGGCGCTGGGGGAGGAGGCCTTCCACTACGAGCGGTTCGGTGCCGCCCCCGTGGATCCGGACGTCGCTGCCGATCCCGACGAGGCCTTCGAGGTGGAGTTGCGGCGCAGCGGGGTGGTCCTGCCGGTACCCGCCGGCCGGTCGCTGCTGGACGTGGTCCGCGAGGTCGATCCGGACGTCGCGTTCTCGTGCGAGGACGGCTTCTGCGGCTCGTGCGAGACGAAGGTTCTGGAGGGGGTTCCCGAACATCGTGATTCGGTGCTGACGAAAGCGGAGCGCGAATCCGGGACGACGATGATGATCTGTGTCGGCCGGTCGCGCACGCCGCGGCTCGTCCTGGACGTCTGA
- a CDS encoding amidohydrolase — MATRAPREGFDPTSSLVVCGDVRPVAGTGTAEAVCIVDGTVTAVGSIAEVTAVAPEGIRTVHHDGVVAPAFVDSHVHVMWLGRAAGRLRLDDCTSIPQALDRIRAAASDLPRSSWLLGSAGFDETSFEERRLPTLAELDEAAGGRPMLLDRRGHDGLASSAALRSAGIRDDSPDPVGGRFGRDADGHLTGELVEHGAVAVVSAVVPAPTEAQRRGWIRTGLDELVRVGVTCAADPALGIDELAAYRDLYVSEDPPVRLVVFPHALDGSDPEQFRKEVESVGISQDPAARLSLGPAKLFVDGGGMLGTALRHDPWPGTDSCGVQSTSTETLESYIAWAAQRRSGLALHTVGPAAVELVLDLLRRPVDAGILPSWAGTGTHLIHAYLEHRVEFAAQAAELGVGVAAQPALGDAALPSIRNRLGEPAAATLGRLGNWLAHGVVVGGGSDAPGPELSPAAGMASVLREIGAEAAWRLHTSGAAALLGTAGGHLVPGGPGDLVLLADDPLTAPGDRLTAPDFVRGTVATGRLTTIG; from the coding sequence ATGGCCACCCGAGCACCCCGGGAGGGGTTCGATCCGACGTCCTCGCTCGTCGTGTGCGGGGACGTCCGGCCGGTCGCGGGCACCGGCACCGCCGAGGCGGTGTGCATCGTCGACGGGACGGTGACGGCGGTCGGTTCGATCGCCGAGGTGACCGCGGTTGCGCCGGAAGGAATCCGCACGGTGCACCACGACGGGGTGGTGGCACCGGCCTTCGTCGACTCCCACGTCCACGTCATGTGGCTCGGGCGTGCCGCCGGCCGACTGCGGCTCGACGACTGCACGTCGATCCCGCAGGCGCTCGACCGTATCCGTGCCGCCGCATCCGACCTGCCCCGGTCCTCCTGGCTGCTCGGCAGCGCCGGATTCGACGAGACGTCCTTCGAGGAGCGGCGTCTGCCCACACTCGCCGAACTCGACGAGGCGGCCGGCGGGCGGCCGATGCTGCTCGACCGGCGGGGTCACGACGGACTCGCCAGCTCGGCCGCGCTGCGCAGCGCCGGAATCCGGGACGACTCGCCGGATCCGGTGGGCGGGCGCTTCGGCCGCGACGCCGACGGGCACCTCACCGGCGAACTCGTCGAACACGGTGCCGTGGCCGTCGTCTCCGCGGTCGTGCCGGCTCCGACGGAGGCGCAGCGGCGCGGATGGATCCGCACCGGCCTGGATGAACTCGTCCGCGTCGGCGTCACCTGCGCGGCCGACCCCGCGCTGGGGATCGACGAACTCGCCGCCTACCGGGACCTGTACGTGAGCGAGGACCCGCCCGTCCGCCTCGTCGTGTTCCCCCACGCCCTCGACGGCAGCGACCCCGAACAGTTCCGGAAGGAGGTCGAATCCGTGGGTATCTCACAGGATCCGGCCGCCCGGTTGTCGCTCGGACCCGCCAAGTTGTTCGTGGACGGTGGAGGGATGCTCGGCACCGCCCTGCGCCACGACCCGTGGCCGGGAACCGACAGCTGTGGGGTGCAGTCCACCTCGACGGAGACCCTCGAGAGCTACATCGCGTGGGCCGCGCAGCGACGCAGCGGTCTCGCCCTGCACACCGTCGGGCCGGCTGCCGTGGAATTGGTGCTCGACCTGCTCCGCCGCCCCGTCGACGCCGGGATCCTGCCGTCCTGGGCCGGGACGGGCACACATCTGATCCACGCCTATCTGGAACACCGCGTCGAGTTCGCGGCGCAGGCAGCCGAACTCGGTGTCGGGGTCGCCGCGCAACCCGCACTCGGCGATGCGGCGCTGCCGTCGATCCGCAACCGCCTCGGTGAGCCCGCCGCGGCCACGCTCGGCCGCCTCGGGAACTGGCTCGCCCACGGCGTCGTCGTCGGAGGCGGGTCGGACGCCCCCGGCCCGGAGCTGTCCCCGGCAGCGGGAATGGCTTCGGTCCTCCGCGAGATCGGGGCCGAGGCGGCCTGGAGACTGCACACCAGCGGGGCAGCCGCACTGCTGGGCACCGCCGGTGGGCACCTCGTCCCCGGCGGGCCCGGAGATCTCGTCCTGCTCGCCGACGATCCCCTCACCGCCCCCGGCGATCGGCTGACCGCACCGGATTTCGTGCGCGGCACTGTGGCGACCGGGCGGCTCACGACCATCGGATGA
- a CDS encoding ABC transporter ATP-binding protein, translating to MFETATRHEPYAEPPQRAPLIEVENLTVRYGRARSGAPVALDEVSLEILEGEVLGVVGESGSGKSTLGKALLGLAPVVGGTITYRGRRIESLSPPRMREFHREMQMIFQDPFGSLNPRMTVREIVAAPLRNFGIMERDRIDGYVEELLGQVGISEALLDRYPAQFSGGQRQRVGIARALAVSPRFVVADEPVSALDVSIQAQVVNLLVDLQKERNLTMMFVSHDMGVVRHIADRVCVVYLGRIVEIAPADEFFDEPLHPYSRTLLDAVPGTSGAAGDPDRDVPSIPRTATGCRFADICPVVDPMCREVAPSLTERKDGRAVRCHFPDSLSA from the coding sequence ATGTTTGAGACCGCCACGCGGCACGAGCCGTACGCCGAACCCCCACAGCGCGCACCGCTGATCGAGGTCGAGAACCTGACCGTGCGATACGGCCGCGCCCGATCGGGTGCCCCGGTCGCGCTCGACGAGGTCTCGCTCGAGATCCTCGAAGGTGAGGTGCTCGGCGTCGTCGGCGAATCCGGCAGCGGCAAGTCCACTCTCGGCAAGGCCCTGCTCGGACTCGCTCCGGTGGTGGGCGGGACGATCACCTACCGGGGCAGGAGGATCGAGTCGCTCTCGCCGCCGCGGATGCGGGAGTTCCACCGCGAGATGCAGATGATCTTCCAGGACCCCTTCGGCTCGCTCAATCCGCGGATGACCGTCCGCGAGATCGTCGCCGCACCCCTGCGCAACTTCGGCATCATGGAACGCGACCGTATCGACGGCTACGTCGAGGAACTGCTCGGGCAGGTCGGCATCTCCGAGGCATTGCTCGACCGCTATCCCGCGCAGTTCTCGGGCGGGCAACGCCAGCGCGTCGGGATCGCCCGGGCGCTGGCCGTGAGCCCGCGCTTCGTCGTCGCCGACGAACCGGTCTCCGCGCTCGACGTGTCGATCCAGGCCCAGGTCGTGAACCTGCTCGTGGACCTGCAGAAGGAACGCAACCTGACGATGATGTTCGTCTCGCACGACATGGGCGTCGTGCGGCACATCGCCGACCGGGTGTGCGTGGTCTACCTCGGCCGGATCGTCGAGATCGCGCCCGCCGACGAGTTCTTCGACGAACCCCTGCACCCCTACAGCCGCACGCTGCTCGACGCCGTCCCCGGCACCTCCGGGGCCGCCGGGGACCCCGACCGGGACGTACCCTCGATTCCCCGCACGGCCACCGGATGCCGGTTCGCGGACATCTGTCCCGTCGTGGATCCGATGTGCCGGGAGGTGGCGCCGTCGCTGACGGAACGGAAGGACGGCCGCGCGGTGCGCTGCCACTTCCCGGACTCGCTGAGCGCCTGA